The genomic segment TGGTGGCCGGGAGGGGCGATGTCACGTGGTCTCCTTGGCAGTGCGTAGTAAAAAAACCAATTGCTGCATCATTGATCGTGCCGCCATGTTGATACGGGCGAAGGGCAGGCGCAAGGCCTGCCCCTACAAGGCACGATTCTGCGCATGATCACCTGGAACAAGATGCCAATATGTCAACCTGTCCAGAACCATCCCAATATACCATTACACCAATAACCAATAACCAATAACCAATAACCAATAACCAATCACCCTGCCCGAATAATGCCCTCCAGCTGGGGCAGTCGGGATTCCCAGGAGTATTCCCGCAGGACGAATTCCCGGGAGGCCCGGGCCAGTTCGCGGGCCTGGGCGGGCTCCTGGAGCAGGCGGAGGACGGCCTGGGCAAAATCCGCTTCCGTGTCGGCCAGCAATAAATGTTCCCCGGGCACGGCGGGGATGCCGCTCAGGGCCGCGGAGGTGGCCACCACCGGTTTTTCCATGGCCATGGCCTCCAGGACCTTGTTCTGCACGCCCCGGGCAATATGCAGGGGGGCGATGCAGACGTCCGCATCCCGGTAATAGGGACGCATGTCCGGGACGTAGCCGGTGGCCGTGATCTGGGGCGAGGCCTCCAGGGCCCTGACTTCCGGGGCCGGGTTGCGGCCGACGATGTGCAGTCTGGTCCCGGGGCGGGTCTCCAGAATCCGGGGGAAAACCTTTTTGGCGAACCAGACGATGCCGTGGACGTTGGCCTGGTAGTCCATGGCCCCGGCGAACACCAGGGTCGGGGCCGAGGCGTCGCGAACAGGGCCTTTCTCCCCACCTTTCTCCCCACCTTTCTCTCCACATTTCTCCCCACATTTCTCCCCGGTGGGCTCGAAGTAGCCGAAATCCACGCCGTTGGGAATGGTGAACAGGTTCCCGGCCCCTGGGTCAAGGCGTTGAAACAGCGCGGTTTCCTGGGGCGAGACGAACAGGGAGGCCTGGAAGGCCCGGTTGACCCGGATTTCGTAGCGCAGCAGCCGGCGCGCCTCGGCCGCGTAGATCTGGCGGAGCGGAAACGGGGCGTGTTCGGCGTATTGCCGCCATTTGTCCGAGTCCACGTCGCAAAAATCCATGATCAGCCGGGCCCCCGCCGGAGGCCGTGAACGGAAAACGTATTCAGCCATGGGCGAGGAGCAGCAGAACAGGGCGCGATAGGGGTGCCTGGCCAGCAGGGCCGCGGCAGTCCGGTGCAGGTCCGGGTGGGAGAAGTAGCCCTGGGAAATGGCCCCGCCCAGGGCCAGGGTCCACAGCCCGCGCAGCTTGCCGAACACAGGGCGCAGGGGCGCGACATGCACCTCCCGGCAATACTCCCGCAGGTTCTCGGCATATTGCAGGTCCTGGGGATCATCCGCCAGACAGAGCAGATCAACCTGATGGTTCCGGGCCAGAAGCTTGAGCAGGTTGAAGGACCGGATCTTGTCCCCCTTGTTCGGAGGATAGGGAATACGGTGGGCCAGAAAAAGGATTTGGGGCTGCTGCATACCACTCTCGTAACGTCTTTACTCAATAAACTCTATTCCGACTTTTCCGG from the Desulfonatronum thioautotrophicum genome contains:
- a CDS encoding TIGR03087 family PEP-CTERM/XrtA system glycosyltransferase — translated: MQQPQILFLAHRIPYPPNKGDKIRSFNLLKLLARNHQVDLLCLADDPQDLQYAENLREYCREVHVAPLRPVFGKLRGLWTLALGGAISQGYFSHPDLHRTAAALLARHPYRALFCCSSPMAEYVFRSRPPAGARLIMDFCDVDSDKWRQYAEHAPFPLRQIYAAEARRLLRYEIRVNRAFQASLFVSPQETALFQRLDPGAGNLFTIPNGVDFGYFEPTGEKCGEKCGEKGGEKGGEKGPVRDASAPTLVFAGAMDYQANVHGIVWFAKKVFPRILETRPGTRLHIVGRNPAPEVRALEASPQITATGYVPDMRPYYRDADVCIAPLHIARGVQNKVLEAMAMEKPVVATSAALSGIPAVPGEHLLLADTEADFAQAVLRLLQEPAQARELARASREFVLREYSWESRLPQLEGIIRAG